Proteins encoded in a region of the Streptomyces sp. NBC_00310 genome:
- a CDS encoding ArnT family glycosyltransferase: protein MTSATDPRPHAPDSAEPNPASPGPAAESPPPAAPVRPPENAPRWSLPALIGIMILAGVLYSWNLSSSGLNSFYSAAVLSGTQSWKAWFFGSLDAGNFLTVDKPPFVLMVMGLSCRILGFGTWQMMAPLIASALGTLWILHSSVKRVWGHGAAAVAALVLALTPITVAINRDNNPDTLLVFLMVAGAALALRAVHNGRLLPLLGSAACFGLAFNTKMLQGYIALPAVFAVYLYAANTGLVKRIVNLSLAGVALAVSSFWWAAAVSLVPADERPYIGGSTDGTAWNLIMGYNGLGRILGGEGNGGGGGGGGGGFSGTAGLGRMFNDVLGGQISWLLPFAAIALIGGLVLCGRAPRTDLTRAALVMWGGWTALHYLTFSLAEGTMHPYYTTALAPGIAALCGGGGLMLLRAFRTDKRWLWVLPAAFAVTGGWAVVLLRRATDWNTWLWPAIAVVMVAGVVGLVVFRSGGSGNRVRLLAASLTAAVVASVAGPAAYAATELSATGGGMGGTNPTAGPTTGSGTGGFGGGGNRAGGGGPGGGGFPGGGQNGQANGQAGGQANGQQPGGGQTGTPPSGAPGGTQQDGTQQDGQSGGTGTGTPPNGTGDQQSGGGQAPQGGTGGGPGGGMGGGGGGMGGGADTELVSYLKKNQDGATWLLAVSSSQSAAQLILSSGEPVISMWGWSGSDQAMTLAKLKELVKNGELHYIQLGGGMGGGRGGNSTLSSEVTAWVQENGTAVDASEYGASATSDSGATSGENSQSASVYRLDPSDVT from the coding sequence GTGACATCTGCCACCGACCCACGCCCCCACGCCCCCGACAGCGCCGAGCCGAACCCCGCCTCGCCGGGACCGGCCGCCGAGTCCCCGCCGCCCGCCGCCCCCGTACGGCCACCGGAGAACGCACCGCGCTGGTCGCTCCCGGCGCTGATCGGAATCATGATCCTGGCGGGGGTGCTGTACTCCTGGAACCTGTCCTCCTCCGGTCTGAACAGCTTCTACAGCGCGGCCGTGCTCAGCGGCACGCAGAGCTGGAAGGCCTGGTTCTTCGGCTCGTTGGACGCGGGGAACTTCCTCACCGTCGACAAGCCGCCCTTCGTGCTGATGGTGATGGGGCTGTCCTGCCGGATCCTCGGCTTCGGCACCTGGCAGATGATGGCCCCGCTGATCGCCTCCGCGCTCGGCACCCTCTGGATCCTGCACTCCTCGGTGAAGCGGGTCTGGGGCCACGGGGCCGCGGCCGTCGCCGCGCTCGTGCTCGCCCTCACCCCCATCACGGTCGCCATCAACCGCGACAACAACCCCGACACCCTCCTCGTCTTCCTGATGGTGGCGGGCGCGGCCCTCGCACTGCGCGCCGTGCACAACGGCAGGCTGCTTCCGCTGCTCGGCTCGGCCGCCTGCTTCGGCCTCGCCTTCAACACCAAGATGCTCCAGGGCTACATCGCCCTGCCCGCCGTGTTCGCCGTCTACCTGTACGCGGCGAACACGGGCCTGGTGAAGCGGATCGTGAACCTGTCGCTCGCGGGCGTGGCCCTCGCCGTCTCCAGCTTCTGGTGGGCGGCGGCCGTCTCCCTCGTACCCGCCGACGAGCGGCCGTACATCGGCGGCTCCACCGACGGCACGGCCTGGAACCTGATCATGGGCTACAACGGCCTGGGCCGGATCCTCGGCGGCGAGGGCAACGGCGGAGGCGGGGGCGGCGGAGGCGGCGGCTTCTCCGGCACCGCGGGCCTCGGCCGGATGTTCAACGACGTCCTCGGCGGCCAGATCTCCTGGCTGCTGCCCTTCGCTGCCATCGCGCTCATCGGCGGCCTGGTGCTGTGCGGACGCGCCCCGCGTACGGACCTGACGCGCGCCGCGCTGGTGATGTGGGGCGGCTGGACGGCCCTGCACTACCTGACCTTCAGCCTCGCCGAGGGCACGATGCACCCGTACTACACGACCGCGCTCGCCCCCGGCATCGCGGCCCTCTGCGGAGGCGGCGGCCTGATGCTGCTGCGCGCCTTCCGCACGGACAAGCGGTGGCTGTGGGTGCTGCCGGCCGCGTTCGCGGTGACGGGTGGGTGGGCGGTCGTCCTGTTGCGCCGGGCCACCGACTGGAACACCTGGCTGTGGCCGGCGATCGCGGTGGTCATGGTGGCCGGGGTCGTGGGCCTGGTCGTCTTCCGTTCCGGCGGCTCCGGCAACCGTGTACGGCTGCTGGCCGCCTCCCTCACCGCGGCGGTCGTCGCCTCGGTCGCGGGCCCCGCCGCGTACGCCGCCACCGAGCTCTCCGCCACGGGCGGCGGCATGGGCGGCACCAACCCGACCGCCGGGCCGACGACGGGGAGCGGGACGGGCGGCTTCGGTGGTGGGGGCAACCGCGCGGGCGGCGGCGGTCCCGGTGGCGGTGGATTCCCGGGCGGCGGCCAGAACGGCCAGGCGAACGGCCAGGCCGGCGGTCAGGCCAACGGGCAGCAGCCGGGCGGCGGTCAGACGGGTACGCCCCCGAGCGGGGCGCCCGGCGGCACCCAGCAGGACGGCACCCAGCAGGACGGGCAGTCCGGCGGAACCGGCACCGGCACGCCCCCGAACGGCACCGGCGACCAGCAGTCCGGCGGCGGCCAGGCCCCGCAGGGCGGCACGGGCGGCGGGCCCGGCGGTGGCATGGGCGGCGGAGGAGGCGGTATGGGCGGCGGCGCCGACACCGAGCTGGTCTCCTACCTGAAGAAGAACCAGGACGGCGCCACGTGGCTGCTCGCGGTGTCGAGTTCGCAGAGCGCGGCCCAGCTCATCCTCAGCAGCGGCGAGCCCGTCATCTCCATGTGGGGCTGGTCCGGCAGCGACCAGGCCATGACCCTCGCCAAGCTCAAGGAGCTGGTGAAGAACGGCGAGCTGCACTACATCCAGCTCGGCGGCGGCATGGGGGGCGGCCGCGGCGGCAACTCCACCCTCAG